Proteins encoded in a region of the Colius striatus isolate bColStr4 chromosome 18, bColStr4.1.hap1, whole genome shotgun sequence genome:
- the SLC26A11 gene encoding sodium-independent sulfate anion transporter isoform X1: protein MPARGRCGCAEPRRLLPVLRWLPRYSLRCLRLDLLAGLSVGLTVVPQALAYAELAGLPLQYGLYSSFMGCFVYCFLGTAKDVTLGPTAIMSLLVSSYAFHEPVYAILLAFLSGCIQLAMGLLHLGFLLDFISYPVIKGFTSAASITISFNQVKNILGLQGIPRQFYLQVYETLRRIGETRAGDAILGLACLAALLGLRAMKSRLRPAARAEPLAARISYLIVWTSATARNALVVLFAGLVAYSFQAMGWQALTLTGSIPRGLPALRLPRFSSTAANRTVPFLAMVQDMGVGLAVVPLMGLLETVAIAKAFAAQNNYRIDPNQELLAMGFANILGSFVSSYPITGSFGRTAVNAQSGVCTPAGGLVTGALVLLSLAYLTSLFYYIPKAALAAVIIAAVGPMFDAGIFSRLWRVKRLDLVPLCVTFLLCFWEVQYGIVAGVVVSGVLLLYSIARPPVKVWEGDVLLVQPGSSLHFPAIESLRDMICSHALAAASAPRCIILDCRHVSSIDYTVVVGLAELLRELRTHGISLAFCSLQDPVLQVLLSADLEGFQHFPSREEAEWCGGAEPGSSEAATFSSSSQSSLLPSGLLQ from the exons TACGGCCTCTATTCTTCCTTCATGGGCTGCTTTGTCTACTGCTTCCTGGGCACCGCCAAGGACGTGACGTTGGGCCCCACAGCCATCATGTCCCTGCTTGTCTCTTCCTACGCCTTCCACGAGCCTGTCTATGCCATCCTGCTCGCCTTCCTCTCCGGCTGCATCCAGctggccatggggctgctgcACCTTG GTTTCCTCCTGGACTTCATCTCCTACCCAGTCATTAAAGGATTTACGTCAGCTGCTTCCATCACCATTAGCTTCAACCAGGTCAAG AAcatcctggggctgcaggggatCCCTCGGCAGTTCTACCTGCAGGTGTATGAGACGCTGCGGAGGATCGGGGAGACCAG ggctggggatgccATCCTGGGGCTGGCCTGCCTGGCCGCGCTGCTGGGGCTCCGGGCCATGAAGAGCCGCCTGCGCCCAGCTGCCCGTGCCGAGCCGCTGGCTGCCAGGATCAGCTACCTGATCGTCTGGACCTCTGCCACGG cacGCAATGCCCTCGTGGTCCTGTTTGCCGGCCTGGTGGCTTACTCCTTCCAGGCGATGGGCTGGCAGGCGCTGACGCTGACGGGCAGCATCCCCCGGGGCCTCCCTGCGCTGCGGCTGCCGCGCTTCTCCAGCACAGCCGCCAACCGCACCGTCCCCTTCCTGGCCATGGTGCAG GACATGGGGGTCGGGCTGGCTGTGGTCCCGCTCATGGGCCTGCTGGAGACTGTCGCCATTGCCAAGGCTTTTG CTGCACAGAACAATTACAGGATTGACCCcaaccaggagctgctggctaTGG GCTTTGCCAACATCCTGGGCTCCTTTGTCTCGTCGTATCCCATCACGGGCAGCTTTGGCCG GACAGCGGTGAACGCGCAGTCGGGCGTCTGCACCCCGGCGGGAGGGCTCGTCACAG GTGCCCTGGTGCTGCTCTCGCTGGCGTATCTCACCTCCCTCTTCTACTACATCCCCAAGGCGGCGCTGGCCGCCGTCATCATCGCGGCCGTGGGGCCCATGTTCGACGCCGGCATCTTCAGCAGGCTCTGGCGGGTTAAGA GGCTGGACCTGGTGCCGCTGTGTGTGACGTTCCTGCTCTGCTTCTGGGAGGTGCAGTATGGCATCGTGGCCGGGGTGGTGGTCTCGGGggttctcctcctctactccaTTGCCAGGCCCCCAGTAAAG GTGTGGGAAGGGGACGTGCTGCTCGTGCAGCCGGGGAGCAGCCTGCACTTCCCTGCCATCGAGAGCCTCCGGGACATGATCTGCAGCCACGCTCTGGCAG cagcatctgcacCACGCTGCATCATCCTGGACTGTCGCCACGTCAGCAGCATCGATTACACGGTGGTGGTGGGGCTGGCGGAGCTGCTGCGGGAGCTGCGCACACACGGCATCTCCCTGGCCTTCTGCAGCCTCCAG GACCCTGTTCTCCAAGTCCTGCTGTCTGCAGACTTAGAAGGGTTCCAGCATTTCCCCAGCCGGGAGGAGGCAG AGTGGTGTGGAGGAGCAGAGCCGGGGAGCAGCGAGGCAGccaccttcagcagcagcagccagagctcgCTGCTGCCCTCGGGGCTCCTCCAGTGA